A single region of the Cricetulus griseus strain 17A/GY unplaced genomic scaffold, alternate assembly CriGri-PICRH-1.0 unplaced_scaffold_1, whole genome shotgun sequence genome encodes:
- the LOC100758062 gene encoding LOW QUALITY PROTEIN: proto-oncogene FRAT1 isoform X2 (The sequence of the model RefSeq protein was modified relative to this genomic sequence to represent the inferred CDS: substituted 1 base at 1 genomic stop codon) — protein MPCQRAEXEAGFEAEGEDKDDSFLLLQQSVTLGSLTDVDQLIAKIGETLKLDTAHDGPASPSAAPGPPPLRVLAAISVEQNRSLVRQMLRSSVPAETGAPAHPGAIRCMLWEPRRLQSRAAPYCMVELTPDASALCPVSQQPGLEGPPVTGKPSTLQPLSGPCWRGWPQSTAMSRLLQQRCGSQPDTHTSDEDPHQLLQQLLLSGNLIKEAVQAPIVLVMSL, from the coding sequence ATGCCGTGCCAGAGGGCAGAGTAGGAAGCCGGCTTTGAGGCAGAGGGGGAGGACAAGGACGACAGCTTCCTCCTGCTGCAGCAGTCTGTGACTCTGGGCAGCTTGACCGACGTGGACCAGCTCATCGCCAAGATCGGTGAGACGCTGAAGCTGGACACAGCGCACGATGGCCCTGCCTCGCCGAGTGCTGCCCCGGGCCCCCCGCCCCTGCGGGTCCTGGCTGCGATCTCAGTGGAACAGAACCGGTCCCTGGTGAGGCAGATGCTGCGATCTTCTGTGCCTGCGGAGACCGGGGCCCCAGCTCACCCCGGAGCCATTCGCTGCATGCTGTGGGAGCCCAGGCGCTTGCAGAGCCGAGCAGCTCCCTACTGCATGGTGGAGCTCACCCCGGACGCCAGCGCCCTATGCCCTGTGTCCCAGCAGCCTGGCCTTGAGGGACCTCCGGTGACAGGAAAGCCGAGCACCCTGCAGCCTCTCTCAGGCCCGTGTTGGCGGGGTTGGCCCCAGAGCACAGCCATGTCCCGCCTTCTGCAACAGCGATGTGGATCTCAGCCTGACACCCACACCAGCGACGAAGACCCTCACCAGctcctgcagcagctcctgctttCGGGAAACCTCATCAAGGAGGCAGTGCAGGCACCCATAGTGCTTGTCATGTCACTATGA
- the LOC100759689 gene encoding inhibitor of growth protein 1-like isoform X2 translates to MREIDAQYQEILKELDDSSEKFKLEMHSTRKWRVLHRIQRALICSQDLGDEKMQIVSQMVELVENRTMQVDSHVELCEAHQDISDSTSSSCKPGKDKSRSDAITQEDKQSNKRSLRQRNNENRENASNNQDHDDITSGTPKEKKAKTSKRKKRSKAKAEKDASPTDLPMDPKEPTYCVCNQVSYGEMIGCYNHECPIEWFHFSCVGLNHTPKGKWYCPK, encoded by the coding sequence ATGCGGGAGATCGACGCCCAATACCAAGAGATCCTGAAAGAATTGGATGACTCCTCTGAGAAGTTCAAGCTTGAGATGCACAGCACCCGGAAGTGGCGAGTGCTGCACCGCATCCAGAGGGCCCTGATCTGCAGCCAGGACCTGGGCGATGAGAAGATGCAGATTGTAAGTCAGATGGTGGAGCTGGTGGAGAACCGAACCATGCAGGTGGACAGTCACGTGGAGCTCTGCGAAGCACACCAGGACATCAGTGACAGCACCAGCAGCAGCTGCAAGCCCGGCAAGGACAAGTCCAGGAGTGATGCAATCACTCAGGAGGACAAGCAGAGTAACAAGAGGTCCCTGAGGCAGCGAAACAATGAGAATAGAGAGAATGCATCTAATAATCAGGACCATGACGACATCACCTCAGGAACGCCCaaggagaagaaagcaaaaaCCTCAAAGAGGAAGAAACGCTCCAAGGCCAAAGCAGAGAAGGATGCCTCTCCCACAGACCTCCCCATGGACCCCAAGGAGCCCACCTACTGTGTGTGCAATCAGGTCTCCTATGGAGAGATGATAGGCTGCTACAACCATGAGTGCCCCATCGAGTGGTTCCACTTTTCCTGTGTGGGACTCAACCATACACCAAAGGGCAAGTGGTACTGCCCCAAATGA